A window of Gimesia sp. contains these coding sequences:
- a CDS encoding SDR family oxidoreductase, producing the protein MKNLNGKRALITGAASGIGREIALTLAREGVDVYLVDIDENGLSKVVQQAQEYGVTARGRFCDLSDTTQTTTCLNGLLSESGGLDILVNNAGIACYGPTDEMTEQQWNQLLNVNLLAPIEITRQLLPILLEQNESHILNVGSLASLVAGSKLTAYNVSKFGLLGLSESLLAEYGRGSLGVTALCPGFVRTQIFQNSPRIGSSRQVRTPPTWLTTTPEKVAAIAVRAIRKNQPLVVVTPLARILWFCKRLAPSLFLKLMSRRPKKRTTKTSHNSHSLPEMITEIGRQRAA; encoded by the coding sequence ATGAAAAACTTAAATGGTAAGAGAGCTCTGATCACAGGTGCCGCTTCGGGGATTGGCCGCGAAATTGCATTGACTCTGGCGCGAGAAGGTGTGGATGTATACCTGGTCGATATTGATGAAAATGGCCTGTCAAAAGTCGTCCAACAGGCGCAGGAATATGGTGTTACAGCCAGGGGGAGGTTCTGCGACCTCTCCGATACAACTCAGACGACTACTTGTCTGAATGGCTTATTGTCGGAGTCGGGCGGGCTCGACATTCTCGTCAATAACGCCGGGATTGCCTGTTATGGCCCTACAGATGAGATGACGGAGCAGCAATGGAACCAGTTACTGAATGTTAATTTACTGGCACCGATTGAGATCACTCGCCAATTGCTGCCGATTCTTCTGGAACAGAATGAATCGCACATTTTAAACGTCGGGAGTTTAGCAAGCCTGGTCGCCGGCAGCAAACTCACTGCCTACAATGTCAGTAAGTTCGGCCTGCTGGGATTGAGTGAGTCCCTCCTCGCAGAGTATGGTCGTGGCAGCCTGGGGGTGACGGCATTATGTCCCGGGTTCGTCCGCACACAGATATTCCAGAACTCACCTCGGATAGGAAGTTCGCGTCAAGTTCGCACTCCTCCCACCTGGCTCACGACCACACCGGAAAAGGTCGCTGCGATAGCCGTTCGAGCCATTCGAAAAAATCAACCTCTTGTGGTTGTGACACCTTTGGCCAGAATCCTGTGGTTCTGTAAACGTTTGGCGCCCTCGCTGTTTCTGAAATTAATGAGTCGACGACCCAAAAAACGAACAACGAAGACATCACATAACTCGCATTCTTTGCCTGAGATGATTACTGAAATCGGCAGGCAGCGAGCTGCCTGA
- a CDS encoding potassium channel family protein has protein sequence MSSKQVTSIKIFLIFVRHSMHYCWLLRSILGMQFAIILSMGILFAWFESIPAGQGLYFSMITSTTVGFGDITPNTGIGQLISVVLGCLGLISFGLVVAVATQAFKVTIEECLLKEDDSPTTESSDPRSRT, from the coding sequence ATGAGTAGCAAACAGGTGACTTCGATCAAGATCTTTCTAATATTCGTGCGACATTCCATGCACTACTGCTGGTTATTACGTTCAATACTTGGAATGCAATTCGCGATCATCTTATCAATGGGAATCCTGTTTGCATGGTTTGAATCGATCCCGGCCGGGCAAGGATTATATTTTTCGATGATTACATCCACCACGGTCGGTTTCGGTGACATTACGCCCAACACCGGCATCGGGCAACTCATTAGCGTTGTACTCGGATGTCTAGGCCTAATCTCTTTCGGCTTGGTCGTCGCTGTCGCAACACAAGCCTTTAAAGTCACCATCGAAGAGTGCCTGCTGAAGGAAGACGACTCGCCGACAACCGAATCCTCTGATCCCAGAAGCAGGACATAA
- a CDS encoding efflux transporter outer membrane subunit codes for MFCCGCGLSEWARQGLRVGPDYCPPTVAIAPEWIDSGNKHVLPLPNEHPDWWNTLQDPMVNELIRFAHGQNLSLRQAGTRVMQARATRAIAMGQFFPQVQQGFGTSNRIQQSRNVALAAPLQSFDQWETGFNASWELDLWGKLRRGIESADARLEASIYDYDAVLVSVIAEVVSAYIEIRTFERRLDIARKNVEIQESSLELSSNRFLEGKTSQVGVYLAESNLNATKATIPPLQTGLRQAKNRLCVLLGIPPTDLSPLISPGIGLPTVSSDIAVGIPADLLRRRPDVRQAERLLAAQSEQIGIATADLYPTISITGEIFLASEEFSDLFQSSSTAGSVGPSFRWNILNYGRIVNNVALQDARFQELLANYQNTVLIANREVEDALIAFLKSQEEVEYLQATVDDLNESLNLLLINFEEGSIDFSPVFVLQGTLRATQDQLAAAQGQVLQNMISVYRALGGGWELKNTEYQTTTVPIIEAPEENSKILPPFPLPEVDETMSNDSSYEVKDDQMLEMQETATPEGRWEIGKVTILTSDRQPSTTRHEDRDE; via the coding sequence ATGTTTTGTTGCGGATGCGGTCTGTCCGAATGGGCTCGGCAAGGACTCCGAGTTGGGCCTGACTACTGTCCACCCACTGTTGCGATTGCCCCCGAGTGGATTGACAGCGGCAACAAGCACGTTTTACCACTGCCGAACGAGCATCCTGACTGGTGGAATACACTCCAAGACCCCATGGTTAATGAGCTGATTCGATTCGCGCACGGACAGAACCTGTCCCTGCGTCAAGCTGGCACACGGGTCATGCAAGCGCGAGCCACCCGAGCGATTGCGATGGGGCAATTCTTCCCCCAGGTGCAACAAGGGTTCGGTACTTCCAATCGCATTCAGCAAAGCCGGAATGTGGCACTCGCGGCCCCGCTGCAGAGCTTCGATCAATGGGAGACCGGCTTCAACGCCTCGTGGGAACTCGATCTCTGGGGCAAACTGCGCCGCGGGATTGAGTCCGCGGATGCCAGACTGGAAGCCTCCATCTATGACTACGATGCGGTACTTGTATCTGTGATTGCCGAAGTGGTCTCCGCTTATATTGAGATTCGCACCTTCGAACGGCGGTTGGATATCGCGCGCAAGAACGTCGAGATTCAGGAATCTTCTCTGGAACTATCCAGCAATCGCTTCCTGGAAGGGAAGACAAGCCAGGTAGGGGTCTACCTGGCGGAGTCGAACCTCAACGCCACCAAAGCTACTATTCCGCCCTTACAGACCGGATTGCGACAGGCCAAAAACCGATTGTGCGTTCTGCTGGGAATCCCCCCTACTGATCTCTCGCCACTTATCTCACCGGGGATCGGTCTGCCGACAGTGTCTTCGGATATCGCGGTAGGCATTCCTGCTGATCTACTCCGGCGCCGCCCGGATGTCAGACAGGCCGAACGTCTGCTGGCCGCTCAAAGTGAACAGATTGGAATCGCAACCGCTGATCTCTACCCGACCATTTCCATCACGGGTGAAATCTTCCTCGCTTCGGAAGAATTCAGTGATCTGTTTCAATCGTCAAGTACGGCTGGTTCGGTCGGTCCTTCCTTTCGCTGGAACATTCTGAACTACGGCCGCATTGTGAATAACGTCGCGCTGCAGGATGCCCGGTTCCAGGAGTTGCTGGCGAATTATCAGAACACCGTTCTAATAGCGAATCGTGAAGTGGAAGATGCTCTGATTGCATTCTTGAAATCTCAGGAGGAAGTCGAGTATCTGCAGGCGACTGTCGATGACTTGAACGAGTCATTGAATTTACTGCTGATCAATTTCGAGGAAGGATCAATTGACTTTTCCCCCGTGTTCGTTCTGCAGGGTACTCTTCGAGCCACTCAGGACCAACTGGCGGCCGCACAGGGACAGGTGCTGCAGAACATGATCTCCGTCTATCGTGCACTTGGAGGCGGCTGGGAACTCAAGAATACTGAGTATCAGACGACAACGGTTCCAATCATCGAAGCCCCCGAAGAGAACTCGAAGATACTGCCGCCTTTTCCTCTCCCCGAAGTGGATGAGACTATGAGCAACGATTCATCCTACGAGGTCAAAGATGACCAGATGCTTGAAATGCAGGAAACGGCTACTCCGGAAGGGCGTTGGGAAATCGGAAAAGTCACGATCCTGACCAGTGATCGGCAGCCATCTACTACGCGACATGAGGATAGAGATGAGTAG
- a CDS encoding DUF1656 domain-containing protein gives MLAAMVANILNRAGLSRYFWHPPLAFLAIWILLTSLIGHVWITP, from the coding sequence TTGCTTGCCGCCATGGTCGCGAATATCCTGAATCGTGCGGGGTTGAGCCGTTATTTCTGGCATCCTCCATTGGCATTTTTGGCGATCTGGATTTTGTTAACATCGCTCATCGGCCATGTATGGATAACCCCTTAG
- a CDS encoding HlyD family secretion protein, translated as MSEPSNFLKSIAPKLVTWSFVAVAAISALLLYNRWTLEPWTRNGQVRANIIQIAPQVNGQVVNVAVTDNSFVRAGELLFEIDRSSYQLSLDKAEVSIDQSRDEVASLEASVGVSAARFEEAQAARATAKRNISAAQEQIKIAQANIEQANAGIISAQQLIKQRQAELDNARSEAARAKRLLAKKAGSIETAESTAAKSTAKEAELANAQAGLTQAELKLTQMKASYSGAKINLLIAQDSLTEAKAAEASAKASLDQAKATLGKPGDDNVRVRTAIVSRSQAELELNRTRVVAPCDGYVSNLAIDEGTYAVAGQPLLVLVSKESFRVHAYFQETKLRNIQEGDEAIVTLMSNPNQKLRGQVKTIGYAVNPPNIAPTEGQPGQVPQIQPTFDWVRLPQRVPVTIQLLNVPEEIQLISGTTASVAVYPSDEE; from the coding sequence ATGTCCGAGCCTTCGAACTTTCTCAAAAGTATTGCTCCCAAACTGGTGACTTGGTCGTTTGTAGCTGTGGCTGCAATCAGTGCTTTGCTGCTATACAATCGCTGGACTTTGGAACCTTGGACGCGAAACGGTCAGGTCCGCGCCAATATCATCCAGATCGCTCCCCAAGTGAATGGCCAAGTTGTCAATGTCGCTGTTACCGACAACTCATTTGTGCGAGCCGGTGAGTTGCTGTTCGAAATCGATCGATCGTCGTATCAATTGTCACTGGACAAAGCCGAGGTGTCCATCGATCAATCACGGGATGAGGTCGCCTCTTTGGAAGCCTCGGTGGGAGTTTCAGCGGCCCGATTTGAAGAAGCTCAGGCAGCCAGGGCAACGGCTAAAAGAAACATTTCAGCAGCTCAGGAACAGATCAAGATTGCTCAGGCCAACATTGAACAGGCAAACGCAGGCATCATCTCTGCTCAGCAATTGATAAAACAGAGGCAGGCGGAACTGGACAATGCCAGATCGGAAGCGGCGCGAGCCAAACGGCTGTTGGCCAAAAAGGCTGGTTCAATCGAAACTGCCGAGAGTACTGCGGCCAAGTCAACCGCAAAAGAGGCGGAACTGGCGAATGCTCAGGCGGGATTGACTCAAGCCGAATTGAAATTGACACAGATGAAAGCCAGTTACAGTGGAGCCAAAATCAATTTGCTGATTGCTCAAGACTCTCTGACTGAAGCCAAAGCAGCCGAAGCCTCGGCGAAAGCTTCGTTGGATCAGGCGAAAGCGACGCTCGGGAAGCCAGGTGATGATAATGTTCGAGTCCGCACTGCAATTGTCAGTCGATCTCAAGCAGAACTCGAACTAAATCGGACACGTGTTGTCGCTCCGTGCGATGGATACGTCAGTAATCTTGCTATCGACGAAGGGACCTACGCGGTCGCCGGACAACCTCTGCTAGTCTTGGTTTCGAAAGAATCGTTCCGTGTGCATGCTTATTTCCAGGAAACGAAACTCCGAAACATCCAAGAGGGGGACGAGGCGATTGTCACGTTGATGAGCAATCCGAACCAGAAACTGCGAGGTCAAGTGAAAACGATCGGTTATGCCGTGAATCCGCCGAACATCGCTCCCACAGAAGGTCAGCCGGGACAGGTGCCACAGATTCAGCCAACGTTTGACTGGGTTCGTTTGCCCCAGCGTGTTCCGGTCACGATTCAGCTCCTGAATGTCCCCGAAGAGATCCAGCTGATTTCTGGTACTACAGCTTCTGTCGCCGTATACCCATCGGACGAGGAGTGA
- a CDS encoding FUSC family protein, whose amino-acid sequence MTILGCKLDASRVMTALCGTVAMLIAYWVALRLEWNPGLAAITVAIMYGATWGTTLDKVLSRLLGTIVGAVMGVVMVAAFAHDRELFIGAMSLWTAFCVWGVQGSERPYAWLVTLLSTAILGWPGGLNPSGVFESSIVRLSTTILGLVLSGLAFGVIWPLRADRKFEAAVDKLLSDVKQLLIITHSCLLNPDQKIEDAKSLQTEIIVMSTTLPQLLANARIENSRIKRNFANYEVLCERLEDFTLAAASIANVVTQDDFGLVSAEGIRIKSYDNLFRELDQCCVSLLEQFDLARDAKPIPQQQEADRDSFDSWLSVEEDVAPPAEGLLVERCHLFHRSASQALHAIDNLQALPKPGNKPKSLSASKIDWETKLHRSLLAVVQLVVATYFLLIMNWPLALHIAIVPIVVLILKNSTMPVSVATGTLVKSLLTILPVAAFFHFLVMPHLDSFEELAPLLAILFLYLLYGMSSPNPFRSLTSLIQVIVINILVSVSPTPPTYKFDTFTNLYLGLSGGFFIVVLITSLFETRNPRSGFLKLVSAICNDLSVLFRDVSKRPESDLDCSSRRLQHSLLNQYMKMKQLYGVIKYRTKPGIQAREIEAVIDSVGTLILRVIWIDITDRLHERQSIDIDRLYSLYVGIFAATGHSLSQQRSVNVDSIDDELLHRLDSSEAYLFAHKSLVKALTDFQRNLNALDWAEWTKAYF is encoded by the coding sequence GTGACGATCTTGGGGTGTAAGCTCGATGCGTCTCGAGTCATGACTGCGTTGTGCGGTACGGTCGCGATGCTGATCGCATATTGGGTAGCTCTGCGTCTGGAATGGAACCCTGGCCTCGCGGCAATCACGGTGGCTATAATGTACGGAGCGACGTGGGGTACAACTCTGGACAAGGTTTTGTCGCGATTGCTGGGAACCATCGTGGGGGCTGTAATGGGCGTGGTGATGGTTGCGGCTTTCGCGCATGACCGTGAACTATTTATCGGCGCGATGTCGTTGTGGACGGCCTTCTGTGTTTGGGGAGTACAGGGCAGTGAACGACCCTATGCCTGGTTGGTCACCTTGTTGAGCACCGCGATTCTTGGCTGGCCCGGTGGTCTGAACCCGTCCGGGGTATTCGAGTCCAGCATCGTCAGGCTATCCACAACCATTCTCGGTCTAGTGTTGAGCGGGTTAGCTTTCGGCGTGATCTGGCCTCTCCGGGCTGATCGGAAATTTGAAGCCGCTGTCGACAAACTGCTATCGGACGTTAAGCAACTCTTAATAATCACCCACAGTTGCTTGCTTAATCCGGATCAGAAAATTGAGGATGCAAAGTCGTTACAAACTGAGATCATCGTGATGTCGACCACCCTGCCCCAACTCCTGGCGAACGCACGGATTGAAAATTCTAGAATCAAACGAAACTTCGCAAACTATGAGGTCCTCTGCGAAAGACTCGAGGACTTTACCCTTGCAGCAGCATCCATTGCAAATGTCGTCACGCAGGATGATTTCGGACTTGTGTCAGCTGAAGGTATACGGATCAAGTCTTACGATAATCTATTCCGCGAGCTCGACCAGTGCTGCGTGTCTCTGTTGGAGCAATTTGACTTAGCTCGTGACGCCAAACCAATCCCACAACAGCAGGAAGCCGATCGGGACAGTTTCGATTCCTGGCTGTCCGTTGAAGAGGATGTTGCGCCCCCTGCTGAAGGTTTATTGGTTGAACGATGCCACCTGTTTCATCGATCTGCTAGCCAGGCCCTGCACGCCATCGACAACTTGCAGGCGCTACCGAAGCCGGGCAATAAGCCAAAATCACTTTCTGCGAGTAAAATCGACTGGGAAACAAAACTCCACCGTTCCCTGCTGGCAGTGGTCCAGCTTGTTGTGGCGACCTATTTTTTGTTGATTATGAATTGGCCACTTGCGCTCCATATTGCCATCGTCCCGATCGTTGTACTCATCTTAAAGAACTCAACCATGCCGGTTTCGGTGGCAACCGGGACACTGGTAAAGAGCCTGCTGACAATCTTGCCGGTCGCCGCGTTTTTTCATTTCCTGGTTATGCCTCATTTGGATAGTTTTGAGGAACTGGCCCCGCTGCTGGCGATCCTGTTTCTTTACTTGTTGTATGGAATGTCGAGTCCAAACCCATTTCGGAGCCTCACCAGTCTGATTCAGGTGATCGTCATCAACATCCTCGTTTCAGTATCCCCCACGCCACCAACTTACAAGTTTGATACTTTCACAAATTTGTATTTAGGTTTGAGCGGTGGTTTTTTCATTGTTGTTTTGATTACTTCGCTGTTTGAAACTCGTAATCCGCGAAGCGGCTTTCTGAAGTTGGTCAGCGCGATTTGCAATGACTTGTCAGTCCTCTTCAGGGACGTTTCAAAAAGACCCGAATCTGACCTCGACTGCAGTTCACGTCGGTTACAGCACTCTTTATTGAATCAATACATGAAAATGAAACAGCTTTATGGCGTCATCAAATATCGAACGAAACCAGGAATCCAAGCTCGGGAAATCGAAGCAGTTATAGATTCGGTGGGCACCTTGATTCTGAGAGTGATTTGGATTGATATCACTGATCGTCTGCACGAGCGTCAATCTATTGACATCGACAGGCTCTATTCCTTGTATGTTGGAATATTTGCAGCCACTGGGCATTCCTTGAGCCAACAACGATCGGTAAACGTCGATTCAATCGATGATGAATTGTTGCACCGACTTGACTCTAGTGAAGCATACCTTTTTGCACATAAGTCTCTTGTCAAAGCACTGACTGACTTTCAGAGAAACCTCAATGCGTTAGACTGGGCAGAATGGACTAAAGCCTACTTTTGA
- a CDS encoding cation:proton antiporter, translating into MSPYQILAVVACFAFLYSLVASRLERTPISGAMIYVLVGVICGPECFRLVDLNIKGEGLSWLAELTLAVVLFTDSANSNLKTLRRFESLLVRLLLVGLPLTIAMGYLVGWVLFQDLGLLEIALLATMLAPTDAALGKAVVTNEAVPDSVRESLNVESGLNDGICVPVLLLFLALAGDQVEGQKEALTLAISLPLQAIGIGAAIGLGLSIPGSAALRICAERGWVAGSWLQIPVIALSIFCFALAQFLGGSGFIACFIGGMTFGALTHKHKHVVLEAAEGTGDTLALLTWFAFGTFLLAPPVLQFDWRILLYAVASLTIIRMLPVYLCLFGKHFRLDTVLFLGWFGPRGLASIVFAVMVADASLPHKDLLIATTSWTILFSVIVHGLSANPLASLYSRRVQDHDI; encoded by the coding sequence ATGTCCCCCTACCAGATTCTCGCGGTAGTTGCGTGTTTTGCATTCCTGTACAGTCTGGTGGCTTCAAGACTGGAACGGACGCCGATCAGTGGGGCAATGATTTATGTTCTGGTGGGGGTTATCTGCGGGCCGGAGTGTTTTAGACTGGTCGATCTGAACATTAAAGGGGAAGGGCTGAGCTGGCTGGCCGAGTTGACGCTGGCGGTGGTATTGTTCACCGACTCAGCTAATTCAAATTTGAAAACTCTGCGCCGTTTTGAATCACTTCTCGTCCGATTGCTGTTGGTTGGATTGCCCCTGACGATTGCGATGGGATACCTTGTGGGCTGGGTTCTCTTCCAAGACCTCGGCCTGTTAGAAATTGCTCTGTTGGCGACAATGCTCGCTCCGACCGATGCCGCCTTGGGCAAGGCGGTCGTGACGAATGAAGCGGTGCCGGATTCTGTCCGTGAAAGCTTAAACGTCGAGAGCGGTCTGAACGATGGAATTTGCGTCCCGGTTTTGCTTCTGTTCCTGGCATTGGCTGGCGATCAAGTTGAGGGACAGAAGGAAGCTCTTACGCTAGCCATCTCGCTCCCTCTGCAGGCAATCGGCATCGGCGCTGCGATCGGGTTAGGGTTGAGCATTCCCGGAAGCGCTGCTTTGCGGATTTGCGCGGAGCGCGGCTGGGTCGCTGGATCGTGGTTGCAGATTCCTGTGATTGCATTATCGATATTCTGTTTCGCACTGGCTCAATTCCTGGGAGGCAGCGGCTTCATAGCATGTTTTATCGGTGGAATGACTTTCGGCGCTTTGACTCATAAACACAAGCACGTCGTTCTGGAAGCCGCGGAAGGAACAGGCGATACATTGGCACTGCTAACCTGGTTTGCCTTTGGCACGTTCCTGTTGGCACCTCCTGTGCTGCAATTCGACTGGAGAATCCTGTTATATGCCGTTGCCAGCCTGACAATTATCCGGATGCTTCCCGTTTATCTTTGCCTCTTCGGTAAACACTTCCGCCTTGATACAGTCCTCTTTCTGGGATGGTTCGGTCCGCGCGGGCTGGCCAGCATTGTATTTGCAGTGATGGTTGCCGACGCCAGCCTGCCCCATAAAGACTTATTGATTGCCACGACCAGTTGGACAATCCTCTTCAGCGTCATCGTGCATGGCCTCTCAGCGAACCCATTGGCTTCCCTTTACAGCCGGCGTGTTCAGGATCATGACATCTAG
- a CDS encoding amidohydrolase family protein has product MKFITSLYSLLTLIGMFVIPVQAQEYDLVIKNGRVIDPETGFDAVANVGIKDGTITEITKQAITGKRVINASGHVVAPGFIDFHAHGQNIPADRMQAFDGVTTALELESGILPVAAWYDNQRRSGRVLNYGVSAAWTYARVSAHEDLTPQPNLEWFQDAYALTHWVNDVSTDDQQKKILSMIERGIKEGSIGIGLNSGYAPGYGYKEVLAVHQLAAKYGVPTFTHIRNLSKVDPNSSVQAYGELISYATAAGSHVHICHLNSTSLSDISLAVRIIRDAQERGANISVEAYPYGAGSGAVNAAMFQPANMKRMDAKAKDIEYLGKPLTEEKLRQMQKESPGEIIVWHYYRLPRDQEYLDLAVLYPGGIIASDAMPWMSKKDGHIIKGKEWPLPDDAFAHPRTAATFVKFIIDYVRDRKAESLPAAIARCSYRPAKILESSVPQMKKKGRLQAGMDADIIVFNMDKLEVRATYTEPNQHTLGMQYVLVNGVPVIQEGELDVTVIPGQAVRRPVQE; this is encoded by the coding sequence ATGAAATTCATAACAAGCTTGTACAGTTTACTTACGTTAATTGGGATGTTCGTCATTCCGGTTCAAGCTCAAGAGTACGATCTTGTGATCAAGAATGGACGCGTGATCGATCCAGAAACTGGTTTTGATGCTGTCGCCAATGTTGGAATCAAGGACGGCACGATCACGGAGATCACGAAGCAAGCGATCACCGGAAAAAGAGTGATCAATGCCAGTGGTCATGTCGTAGCGCCAGGCTTCATCGATTTCCATGCTCACGGACAGAACATTCCAGCCGATCGCATGCAGGCGTTCGATGGAGTGACCACGGCGCTGGAACTTGAGTCGGGCATCTTGCCAGTTGCTGCCTGGTACGACAATCAACGCCGGTCAGGCAGGGTATTGAACTACGGTGTCTCTGCAGCATGGACTTATGCACGTGTTTCTGCGCACGAAGACTTGACGCCCCAGCCGAACCTTGAGTGGTTTCAGGACGCCTACGCATTGACGCATTGGGTCAACGATGTCTCCACTGATGATCAACAGAAGAAGATACTGAGCATGATCGAACGGGGAATCAAAGAGGGCAGTATTGGTATCGGGCTCAATTCCGGTTATGCACCGGGTTACGGCTACAAAGAAGTATTGGCAGTTCATCAGCTCGCGGCAAAATATGGCGTTCCAACTTTTACCCATATTCGCAATCTCAGCAAAGTCGATCCGAACAGTTCCGTTCAGGCCTACGGCGAGTTGATCTCGTACGCAACTGCGGCTGGTTCTCACGTCCATATCTGTCATCTGAACAGTACCAGCTTGAGCGACATCTCGTTGGCCGTTCGCATCATTCGCGATGCTCAGGAGCGCGGCGCGAATATCTCCGTCGAAGCTTATCCATACGGCGCTGGCAGTGGAGCGGTGAATGCCGCCATGTTCCAGCCCGCCAACATGAAGCGGATGGACGCCAAAGCCAAGGATATCGAGTATCTTGGCAAACCGTTGACCGAAGAGAAACTGAGACAAATGCAGAAGGAGTCGCCGGGCGAGATTATCGTCTGGCACTATTACCGATTGCCACGGGACCAGGAGTATTTGGACCTCGCCGTTTTGTACCCAGGCGGCATCATTGCTTCGGACGCCATGCCCTGGATGAGCAAAAAGGACGGACACATCATCAAGGGCAAGGAATGGCCCTTGCCTGATGATGCCTTTGCTCATCCTCGAACCGCCGCAACCTTCGTGAAGTTCATTATTGACTACGTGCGTGATCGCAAAGCTGAGTCACTTCCAGCTGCGATTGCGAGATGTTCTTACCGTCCTGCAAAGATTTTGGAATCAAGCGTCCCGCAAATGAAAAAGAAGGGGCGACTTCAAGCAGGAATGGACGCCGACATCATAGTATTCAACATGGACAAACTGGAAGTGCGAGCCACTTACACCGAGCCAAATCAGCACACACTCGGCATGCAGTATGTGCTTGTGAACGGTGTTCCTGTCATTCAGGAAGGCGAGTTGGATGTCACCGTCATTCCGGGTCAAGCGGTTCGACGTCCGGTTCAGGAATGA
- a CDS encoding integrase core domain-containing protein, which yields MPGKAAKVVITERQRDVLQVMSRSIPYKTVFEMTRAWTNSGSRLLEEKRGRKKKPVGRPGKSAVMRELILKIAREKGFGYTRILGELRKLGISRICRQTVKNIIKEAGIEPSPKRSTGTWDQFLKSHAETLRAWDFFTKRAVTPRGIVDLYVLVFMHLETREVFVTPSTRSPDSAWVTNQVKAFVNHVTDRDEKPTCLIHDRDTKFSADFRQFLKNKGIQPKRLPIRSPNLNARVERFVQTIKYEALNHFIAFVKVHLDYLVSEFVDYYNKHRAHSSREYLPPCSIDPPPEYETIKLDEIHCEEHLGGLIKSYERIAA from the coding sequence ATGCCAGGCAAGGCAGCCAAGGTGGTCATCACGGAGCGGCAGCGGGACGTTCTGCAAGTGATGAGTCGATCCATCCCGTACAAAACCGTCTTCGAGATGACTCGAGCGTGGACAAATTCTGGGAGTCGTTTACTGGAAGAGAAACGAGGACGGAAGAAAAAGCCTGTTGGTCGGCCAGGAAAGAGTGCCGTGATGCGAGAACTGATTCTCAAGATCGCCCGCGAAAAGGGGTTCGGCTACACTCGCATCCTGGGGGAACTTCGGAAACTCGGCATCTCCCGGATCTGTCGTCAGACGGTGAAGAACATAATCAAGGAAGCAGGGATCGAGCCAAGTCCGAAACGAAGTACCGGCACTTGGGACCAGTTTCTCAAAAGTCATGCAGAAACACTCCGGGCCTGGGATTTCTTTACGAAACGAGCTGTGACACCGCGGGGCATCGTCGATTTGTATGTATTGGTTTTCATGCATCTTGAGACGCGTGAAGTCTTTGTGACACCATCAACCCGAAGTCCGGACTCAGCCTGGGTCACGAATCAGGTCAAAGCATTTGTAAACCACGTTACCGATCGTGATGAGAAGCCGACCTGCCTGATCCATGATCGAGATACAAAGTTTTCTGCCGATTTCAGGCAGTTCCTGAAAAATAAAGGCATCCAGCCGAAGAGGCTGCCGATCCGATCTCCCAATCTGAATGCCCGGGTCGAAAGGTTTGTGCAAACGATTAAATACGAAGCCTTGAACCATTTTATCGCATTCGTCAAAGTGCATCTCGATTATCTTGTTTCGGAATTCGTTGATTATTACAACAAACATCGAGCCCATAGCTCGCGAGAATATCTACCACCTTGCTCTATCGATCCGCCACCCGAATAC